Genomic DNA from Setaria italica strain Yugu1 chromosome V, Setaria_italica_v2.0, whole genome shotgun sequence:
ATTGAACATGCACGTCGAGTGTTCAATGCCATGAGTCAGAGAGACCTTGTCTTGTGGAAAGTGATGATTTCCACTTATGCAGATCGTGGCATGAGCTCTGAGGCTCTGAAGCTTTTAGATCATATGCAGCTCGAAGGCATGTCCCCAACTGCAGCATGTTGGGATTCAGTAATTTCAGCTTTTTTACGAAATGGCCAGTTCGAAGACGCTCTAGAAGTATTCAAACAGATGCTTCTGACTAGAACACGCCCCAATCTGCGCACCTGGAGCCTGTTAATAAGCGGCTTATCCAAAACTGGCATGCATCAGGAGGTAACAAATCTATACTGCAAGATGCAGGAGGTAGAGTCAGCACCCAGTCCAACAGTCTATTCAGCAGTGATCCTTGCTGTTAAAACTGCAGTTTCTGTACATTGTGGAAAGGCAATTCACGCATGCGTTGTCAAAAAGGGCCTGTTGTTGTCCAAATCAGTGATACAATCACTTCTCAACATGTATAGCAGTTTCGACGACAGAGGCACGATGGACAGTTTACTAAGGTTGCTTGCTGAATGCAGTAAATAACAGAAAATAGTCTCAATAATATGGAATATACAGCTGTTAAAATACattgttataatttttttttgaaaaggctACATGGTTATATAGCACTGCACATACTGAAATCACTCATTTTCGGTATTGGTGTGGTTGCGAAGTAAATATCCACTGTTGCGCTTACACATGCAGGTTTATGTGCAGTAAAATAACTAACATGCTTATGTTGACATCTCTGATATGTATGCCAGTATGGGGCCTACATCCGAATTGTGAGGAATTTTATTGAGGTCAGAAGGTTCCAATCAGAAAACGAGCACCTTGTAGAGCCCGGACCAACAAGAAAACAGTGCTGCTGTTTGTGTTGGCACAGAGCTCGATCTGCAGCCTTGCAGGTACAAATGTTTGGCCATTTGAATTATTTGCAAAAAGAAAGTGTACTGTGACTACGGATAAATGTTGGGAGAATGGGAGATGTTGATGTGCTTATGTCTGCCACTTTGCTAAATGTTTTATCAGAATGTGCACTCTATACTGGGCCTTTTGTGGAATCGTCGGAGGACGCTATGGGCAAATTACTGTTGTAGTCCTGGTTACAGTTCAGACAATAGAATAACAGTATACTCCATACTGTAAAGTGTAATTAGCGCATTGTACATATGTTCCATTCTTAGAGGATGTTATAATGGCTCTGTTTATTTGTCATCACAAGATAAAGGGTTCTCTAACTTATGGTTACTTTTTACTGCATGACTTTCTGCTTTTTCCGATCTTCAGCTCTTTTAATTCTCCTGTGATAAGCATCAAACTTTACATCGTTGGCTGTAATTTCTTGCCTGTTCAGTTTTGCAGGATCTGAAAGAAGAAGCATTCCAACTATAATAAATATTACTGTTGTATAAAAAAATCCCTCGATGGCTCGGCCGGTGGGGGAATGACTGGTTTGTTGACATATCTGATTCTGACATGGAATGGAGTCTGAATCTGATTTGAGTGGCATTTTCATGAGGTCAGAAGGTTCCAATCAGAAAACAAGCGCCATCAAGAGAAAGGCGTGAAAACAGTGATGCTGTCTGTGCTGGCACAGAGCTCCCTCTGGAGCTTGCAGCTACAGATGTTTGAATTATTTGTAGGAAAGGCGTAGATCATGCTGACTGTTGTGAAATGTGCTGCACTTGTGATGGCTGCCCAGCTTGCTCAAATTTGGGATCAGCCTGTGCGCCCCGTGCTGGTCCCTTTTGGGAATTTCAGAAGACAAGGTTGGTACAGATACTAATATGTGCCAATCACCGTAATAGTCCTTGTTACAGTTCCGACAATAGATTATGGGTACACCCACACTGTGAACTGTAATTGTTTCCTTGCACATAGTATCCGTTTGATAAAGAAGTCGAACTGTCCGTCAGATGATAAAGAGTGCTCTGGTGTTACGGTTACCTTTACTGTGTGCCAATCGATTCTCCAAATCTGCAACTTTTTCCGTTCTCATGTGACCGGCATCAATCTCCTTTAGCAAAAGGTTTTCAGCGAGCTCCAACATTTTAACCGGCAGTTCCACATAATGCACACCCTGATCTCCAGTGGTTCTCCACCAAGTAACAGGTCTGCAACTCATTGGCTTGGGTTAATCTGGCATTAGTAACTTTGCATGCGTTCCAGGCTTTGAGCTTTATTCGGCACGCTCGTTGCTCCCGGCAAGCTGGCTgggtcgccgctgccgcctgtcGACGCGCGCGGCCCATGGCGAAAGGCCGAAGGCGCCGGGCGGGACGACGCGGGCCAGGTTTTAGCACGGCGCCACGTGGGGAGTGGGCGCCTCGCTCAGCTCGCTCTCCCCAGTGCGGAGGCACGACGGACGATGGCGGGGAGCCCAGGCGCAGCTGGCAGCCCCACCATGTGTCTCCGGTGAAAAGGAACAGCCCCAGGTTCCCGTTCCATCAAcgcgtcctcctcctgctgctgctacaACCAGCCAACCTATGTGTGATCAGAGGACCGCCTGCTCTGCTCCTGCTGCCCCCCGCTTGGTTTGATGCGATTTTGTTCTGTCCTGCTGGGGAGACTTCGGGGAGGAATGTAGCTGCCGGAGTAGATCAGATCTTGATCTTGATGCCATGATTAGCCCGGTGACCAGCGGCGGACCCAGGCCTACATGGGGCCATGGGGGGGAGCCCCATGAGGCCAGGACAATCGCGCTTTCCTGATCGAAATGGCATCATCAAGGCCGGTAAACGCGTCGTTCTTGAGGCGTCCTATCCATGGGTCTATCCCCACTCCCTACAAGAGCGCAGTAAGCCCCTGGCGCATGGCAGCATCAACTGGCAAACTGGCTTGTTTTGTAGCTGACCAGTGCTTGCAAGTCACGAGTGTCTTTTGTCAAGGGGCACCCAGAGGTAACGGTGCAGGACGAGCCAAAGGCCCGGTCAGACAGCCTAGCGCGCCGGCCCCGACGCGCCTTGTCGGATTTGAGCAAGTGCCCGCCCCGAGTGGCCGTGTCAGGACATGGACGAGCTCTCCGCCGGCTTGATCTGTCCGCGGGTCGATCCCCTAGTTGACCGCCGATTCATGAGTCGTGATCGTGCCCTGCTCGGTAGGATCACGCTGAGATTTCACCACGTGCTGTCATGTCAGGCTCATCAGGTATCAGATCAACAGGTAACAAGTCGTTGTGTGTTTGTGTGGGTAACGTATCGCACTTCACTCGGGAGCTCACATGACACAGCCACGGGAATGCGCGTTTCTGTATGACCCGACACCGGTCCGTGTGTTGTGCTGCCACGGAATTGGAACAAGAAAATCTTATCCGCAACACTTGGGGGCATTACTGAATCCGCCGAATAGTCTGTCTCCGAGAAATCATGTGAAGGCAGTGTAGCGTCACTGCTCCTCTGCTCCACCCATGAGTAAAAAGGGCAACGCATTTCGTAGGCTTGAGTGACAGACAAGCGAACGGCAACAAGATGCTGGTGGAGCAACGAGCAAGCCACAGAGGCTGCCAATGATATTTAGGCTTGGCATCCCGTTGCACTTGGTTCAGCTTCAGCACGACAAACAGAAGTGTCGAACAAGCATCACGAAGGGGACAAAAGAAGCTCAAGAAACTTACATTTTTTTTACTTGCATGAATGAAGcctgagagggagaggaagagagaggggagTAAGAAAAATACAATTTGATCCAACAAAACAATGCCCTGGGTAAGCacaaaaagaagagagagagagagagagagagagagagagagagagagagagagagagagagagagagagaacaccACTGTTCACTGACATACAGGCACCAAAGAAGAACCTATGCAATTTAATCTCGCGAGAAGAAACCCTTTTACCCTCCTCTAAAGGGCGCTCACGGCGtcggtgcggccggcggcgttccCCCCGACCGCGaccgctcctcctccgacgTGCCCCGCACGCCCTCGCTCTCCTCCGTCGTCGTCCgcccgccgtgcccgccgccgaTCTCCTCGATCATCCGGACCACGTCGGGGGCGTCCGGCCGCGCGTCAGGGACCGTGGCCACGCACGCCATGGCCACCTGAAGCagcgccaccatctcctcctcgGCGCTGGCGCCCAGCCGCACCAGCTCCACGTCGAACACCTCGGCCGTCCACTCCTCCCGCACCACGGACTGCACCCACCGCGGCAGGTCCAGCGTGCCGTCGCCCTCCAGGGACGCGTGCGCCGGGGACTTGCCCGTCAGGAGCTCCAGGAGCAGCACGCCCAACGAGTACACGTCCGACTTGAACGTGAGCCGCCGCGAATCCACCACCTCAGGCGCCCGATACCCGCCAGCCCGCGTCGACGACGGCGCGAAGATCTGGTGGAGGCTGAAGTCGgagagcgccgccgcgtccgggTCAGGGCGGAGGAGCACGTTGGAGGCCTTGACGTTGCCGTGCACGAGGTTGTGCGCGGTGTGCAGGTGCGCCAGCCCGCGAGCGGCGGACAGCGCAGAACGCATCCGCGCCTCCCAGTCCAGCGGCGTCCGCCCCGAGCCCCggctccctgcacgtgtggaggCACAAACTCCCGTGAGAATGCTGAAGGACAACAGTGCATCTGCCTACTCCCGTGAGTATAATTTCTTGTAAAGAAACATGTTCAGAAAGATTAGTAAACATGAAACCCTCCAATTGCTGATTGAGCAACGCGAACTACAATTTTTGTGGTGCAGACATCAACAGAAAGTTCACGCTCACCAAGTCATATGACGGGCACTAAAAATCATGTCAGAGAGTGATAAAGAAAATGCGAGTGGTGCTCGATTTGTTTACTCAGCCGGTGAGTAAACAATCACGTTGAACCGGTCTGAAAACCACAGGGGTTCGTCACTGTCAGGGAATCAGTGACGGTCACGCAAGTGTTGTTAAACAAACGCAGCCCTAACAGGAATGCAGAGAACGCGGACTGTTGCAGCCAGCATGCAGCGTAAGGACTAAAGAGGACAAGACATCAGCCATCGGCAATTGGTCAATGACAGTTGGACATCAACAAGAAGCACACAATATAGATGAGTCATGGCTGCAGTAGGTTGATTAGGTCTACTGAGAGACGAAATTAAGAACAGACTAAATGCTCTAAATTAGATTATTGGCATCATAAAAATTGAATGCAGCCACTAATAAGCAGCTAATTTGGCTACTAATAAGCACATCTGGTCGATATGACTGGTAGGACGTGACAGATGAGCGAGAACACCGAACTAGTAGGTTGCATAATTGCACGGCCAGAAATAAAACAATGGCGCTGCGAACTGTATTTTTTACTTGAAGAATCGAGGAAATTCAATTCAGAATCTATGAGCTTGTGACCTAATGTAGGGACAGTAGACCACACCGTGGTTGCACACAAAGTGAGCTGATCAGCTAGCCAGCGTTGCTGATATGCCACTGTCGAGTACAAATGCAGGTTTGTGATTTTTTGGCAAGTAGTGAAGAGCATTGACCGGCAGTGGGCCCACACGGCAGAGGCGGTACTGTGTTAGTTGCTAAGGCTGCTATAAACTGCAGTGGCAGATGCATACGACGATTGCAGCAGCATCGTGCATTGACTAGGCCGTAGTTGTGGTACCACTGTACAGTCTGTACTGCTATGCAGGCATATCTACAGCTCTATTGTTGTGGCCACCAAAAAAACTACTAGTACAAGAAATAATTCAAAATGGCCACTTGCCAGACTAGGGTCCCAGCTCAGTCACCAACTATACGCATTTCTATCAACTGAGACTTCAGACTGGTAACATGGAGAAATCAAATATACTCCCGGGGTATTTGGCTGctttcaagaagaagaaaccgATTCATTCATCACGGCGCCAACGCGTCATCCATCATCCTGGCCCATTTCTTCCGCGATGGGTAACCGGCACCAACCAAAGTCAGCTCTTCAATCCTCGTCGAGTGGGTGGGTCGAAAGCCTTGGGGCAATTTAAGGCAGGGGCGAGAGCCGAGAGGTGATTCGGGCGAGAAACAAGTTCAGGGGCGGCGTCAATGCCCTCCCCGTTCCAGTGGCTACGGGCCCGGTCGCGTTGCATGGACAGCGGGGCAGAGCCCTCTTCAGGGCGGCAGCCACCGCTGGGGAAGGATTTGGACCGTGGGCACGCAGGTGAACAAGGAGCGAGGCAGCGAGCCAGGCCATGCGTTGCCGTCCGTCGCCACGTCCCAGGACGGCAGGACTAGGAGAGGCCGAGAGGGTAGTAGAACTCGCCGACTCGCCAGCACGTAGCGAGCTGCAAACGCGGCCAGGCCCCACGACGACAACTCACGCTGCATTACTCTACTACTGTCTATTGTCCCCACTCCATCTTATGAGCATATCCTAGTGCCAAAGTGCTATGCGTACAGGGAATTTCTATGCTAACGGGCCACACCCATCCCGCTGGCGGTTTTGATGATCATGCATTTCTCTGGTGTACCATCAAGCCGAGCAACATCGAGAACAATAAAAGTTGAGCACCGGACCATTTGCCGATCGATCGGTCGGTCGGTCCCCAGAGGCCAGAGCATATCTCCCAACATTTTTCTACTGTTCTAAACATGCTGCGGTATCAAATGAGCAGCACGGGGCTCAGCTCAGAGATACGGGCGCCAGACCGGAGGGCGTACCAAATACGACGGCCCGATCCTCATGCGCCAATAACTGCGGCACGCGGAGCCCCGCCGTGCGCCGTCCCCTGCCGCGCCATTGCGACCGAGGGCCGTAGCGTCGCTGCTCGCTCGGGGCAATGCGACGGCTACAAACAAATGAGCGAACAATCCTCGCGCATGACCGTCCACGAGGGGGCCGAGGCCGGCAGTGGCgtggcggggcggggcggggcaggGCAGGACCATCGGGTGGCTGTGGCTTTACAGCCAGGACGGACACCCCGGCCTCACGCTGGCCCACACTCCCGCGCACGCCGCCCGCACTGCCTCGTCGggcatctctctctctcgcagAAAAGCGCGGAGAAAAGAAAGCGAGGGGAAGAAAAGCGCGCGAGAACTACCACCACCATCCTCGACGCCCACATGCTGGTGGATTCTCTTCTCTTGGCTCGCCAGTCACCACTGTCCACTGACCACCGGAGAAAATACTAATGGAAAGGAAAAGTTAAGAACAGAATTCCCCAATCCCCAGCCCCGTTCGTTGGCGTTGGCGAGTCAGCGGCGCCTACCAACCAACCTGCGATCGGCCGGCCATCAATGCCGGAATTctcgcggccgcgcgcgccgtcgcggCCGATGCGACGGACGCCGTACTCACGAGTGTGACGACGCGGGTTGCCAGATCGTACTCTATCTGACGTTGCCCGAATTAATTTGAAGGGGACGTTTCTGAACGGTGAATTTTCTCGCTCAATTCTGCACGGAATTTGTTGGTAAATGCTGCATTCCCCCAACGCgcgaatggatggatggatggtgcCTAGTACTCCGAGAAGACGACTTGGAAGAGCCAGGTCTCCGGATCCTACCCTGGCCGTACTCCCAGGTCGGTCGGCAAACGAAATCCCAGCCGCGCGAAGCAAAAATCAAGCAAAGGCAAGTTGCAGGCAATGCGGCAGCGACGCCGCGACCGCGTCAAGtttcctcggcgacggcgacgcggtaCGATGCTGCAATGCGAGTGTGCGAGGAAAGGGGGATTTGATGCAACGAGGAAGGAAGAGCACTGACCGTGGAGCATGGCGGAGAGGCTGCCGTTGGGGAGGTAGTCGTAGACGAGGAGCTTCTCGTCCTTGGAGAAGTAGTAGGCGCGCACGGGGAGCACGTTGCGGTGCTCCACCCTGCCGAGCGCCTCCATGTGCGCGTCGAACtcgcgccgcgccaccgccacgtCCTTGAGCCGCTTCACCACCACCGTTGTGCCTTCCTCCAGCACCGCCTTGTACGACGTGCCCACGCTGCCCTTGCCCAGCACCTCCGCCGACGCGCGCAGCAGGTCCTCCAGGTCGAAGCTGTACCCGGCGCCCTTGCCCACGAACACCAGCCGGCTCTGCtcccccgcggcgccgcccgcagccgccgcggcgacggccgcTGCCGACCCGGACGCGCCGCCCCCGAGGTCCTCCTTGGACGAGGACGTcatgccgccgccctcgccggacGCCGGCGGGGCCTGCCCTCTccccgcggtcgccgccgccgccgcggcggatgTCGCGGCCTTGGGCCCCTCGCGGGCGCCGTCCCTCCGCCGGCGGGACACCGCGCAGAGCACGATGGCGATGAGGAGCAGGAGCCCCACCACCACGGCGCCCACGACGATGCCCGCGATTGCCGCGCCGGAGAGCTTGCGCTTCTTGGAGGAGCCCGGCATGGGGCTACCACCGTCCGGGCTCAtcccgggcgccggcgccggtgggaAGAACGGGCTCTTGCAGGGTGGGAGCGGGTCGCCGCATAGCAGGAGGTTGCCGGAGAAGTATTCCGGCGGAAACCGCGATAGCGATTTCGGGATTGAGCCGTTGAGGTTGTTGTCGGAGACGTTGAAGACGTCGAGCCTCGGGATGCTGATGCTGGGGATGCTCCCGGTGAGGTTGTTGCCGTCGAGCCTGAGCACGCGCAGCGCGGTGAGGTTGTTGAGCGCGAAGGGGATGGGGCCCGAGAGGTCGTTGTGCGCGAGCACGAGGCGCTCGAGTCCCCCGAGCCTGGCGATCCCCGGCGGGATGGCGCCGGAGAGCCGGTTCTGCTGCAGGAACAGCGCCTTGAGGTTGGGCAGCTGCAGCAGGTCGTCGGGGATGGAGCCGACGACGCGGTTGGAGCGGAGCGAGAGCACGCGGAGGTTGGTGAGCCGGCCGAGCGTGCCCGGCGGGATGGCGCCGACGATGCCGATGCCCGGGAGGCGCAGCTCGACGACGGTGGACTGGGAACTGTCGCACGTTACCCCGACCCAGCCGCACGTCGGGGTGGAGGTGTTCCACCCGAGCCGGCGCTCGTGCGGGGTCGCGGTGAGGAACGCCAGCAGCGCGGACCGCTCGCTCGGCGggggctcggcgacggcggcgcggagggccaGGGCGGCGACCGCGAGCAgggccgccagcgccgccagcGGCGCGCGGGGGCCGGACattgcggcgggcggcggagctggGGACGCGGCTACGGGCGTGGCATTGGGGAGCTTGGTGGGGAAGGGAAGAGATGAGGGCAGGGGAGCTTGaggctggagctggagctggaagtGAAGCAAGCTTTTCCCCTCACTGGCTGGCGTCGCCGCTTTCCGTTTTTCTTTTCCGCGCTCCGGACGGTGGCTTTTTTGCTGGGGTTGCGTTGCGTCTCGGGGGTGGGAAATTTCGGGAGGAAGAGTTGGGAATGTGAGCGTGGGAGGGTGTTTTATGCGCGCGGGTAGTGTCCGTGTGGGATCGGGACGGCACGGACAGTGGCGGCACCCGTGACGGCGCCTATTTCTCT
This window encodes:
- the LOC101781768 gene encoding probable inactive receptor kinase At2g26730, with translation MSGPRAPLAALAALLAVAALALRAAVAEPPPSERSALLAFLTATPHERRLGWNTSTPTCGWVGVTCDSSQSTVVELRLPGIGIVGAIPPGTLGRLTNLRVLSLRSNRVVGSIPDDLLQLPNLKALFLQQNRLSGAIPPGIARLGGLERLVLAHNDLSGPIPFALNNLTALRVLRLDGNNLTGSIPSISIPRLDVFNVSDNNLNGSIPKSLSRFPPEYFSGNLLLCGDPLPPCKSPFFPPAPAPGMSPDGGSPMPGSSKKRKLSGAAIAGIVVGAVVVGLLLLIAIVLCAVSRRRRDGAREGPKAATSAAAAAATAGRGQAPPASGEGGGMTSSSKEDLGGGASGSAAAVAAAAAGGAAGEQSRLVFVGKGAGYSFDLEDLLRASAEVLGKGSVGTSYKAVLEEGTTVVVKRLKDVAVARREFDAHMEALGRVEHRNVLPVRAYYFSKDEKLLVYDYLPNGSLSAMLHGSRGSGRTPLDWEARMRSALSAARGLAHLHTAHNLVHGNVKASNVLLRPDPDAAALSDFSLHQIFAPSSTRAGGYRAPEVVDSRRLTFKSDVYSLGVLLLELLTGKSPAHASLEGDGTLDLPRWVQSVVREEWTAEVFDVELVRLGASAEEEMVALLQVAMACVATVPDARPDAPDVVRMIEEIGGGHGGRTTTEESEGVRGTSEEERSRSGGTPPAAPTP